From Euwallacea fornicatus isolate EFF26 chromosome 39, ASM4011564v1, whole genome shotgun sequence:
TCGCTGTCCTTAAAAATCGATAGGACTCGCCGTCTTcgaaaaaatcacatttaaaaCGCTCAGTGTCTCTATGTCCGTTTCAATTGATTCGCGAACtatcaactttttttccaaGATGGCCCCGattgaaacaaaacaattagcGAAGCTGTCAAAATGACTTAAGTGACGTATTACTTCAAATTGAATCGGTTAATTGTAATGAGTGTTgcgaaaatattcgaaaattttaagaaaacttatgtgaaaataacttttcctCGAATATCGACGTCGCGTACGCGTATgggtaagaaaattttaatgtacgtAGCGCTAAGCGGCCACACTTGCAATTGCATCCAAACAGGAGGCAGCCGGATTCCAAACTCTTTACGAATCTTTATGATAAATTAGGAGAAACTGGATCGCTTTGTCCAAACAGGAACAACGTGAGCCGCCCACAAACAATCAGTATGGAAAAGGAGGAGGGAATTTTCGGTCGCGTTGGTGAAAGCCAAGATATGAGTTCAAGACAAATTGGTTTGAGTGCGCCTGTCAAATCGTCCATTTTAAGAGTGCTATAACATATTTAGCCCCACCATTTCATCCCTGTCCAGAACGTTCTTGAAATAAATCGTAAAGTAAAAGAtctagaagaattaaaaaataaaattacttaagaAGCCCAACAAATAccttttaaaatgataaaaaaaagttcttgaggAGTTCGAATTGCGGCGTGCCCGCTCTCAGGTAAGTTCAGCTTGAGATTAGGGCGACACGCCACAATTCGAATATTTAATCCGTTGGATTATAGTagtcaatattatttttctttaagtatcAATAGTTCTATGattgtttctatttttttgtattttttttttaaacttgttgAGCTTAGACATGGGACGTCACACGGAGTTTGTTCGGAATTTCTCAAAGGACTCAGAAAGTTCGCAGCATACGGCTGCCGcgaggaaaaatgaaaaagttcatTTGTATATATTACATgggcaaccctgtatacatgtttTTTACGTCACAAGATGCACAATCTTTGACGTGTTTCAGCATTTCACGAAGACactttcttcaatttttaccGAACTTATGCGCCTCTTTTGGTCCCCCATATACAACAATTTTATTGCGCAAAAAgctataatgtaaaaaaattgttggtttTCTTGATTTATAAGTATTAGCGCGTCCAGCTTTAACTGCTTCTAATACCCCCCGCAATGTGTCTTGTGTGTAGTTCCCTCGATTTGATTTTCTAACATAATTCCGAACCGTGTTGGTTctaaaaaagacaaaattcaCATCTCGACGAAGTGAAAAACGTTGAGTGTAAGATCTAAGcaaaaaaacaatagaaaTAATACCGTGCCAGGGGCAAGAGGGGTCTAACATGCTCTTCGGAATAGAATGTTTTGCCAAAAAACGAAACACTTTAATTGTGAGACCAAACTTGTACATATCTCCTTGTCGAAACGTTACCTAATGATATGCCTACGCAGGGGAAACCCGCAAATAACGAAGCTACGTCTACGTCCTCGGATTGAAATTGCTTATGGGAAGATTTCTAACTgttaacaaatatatttttactctTATTACAACAGAAGGAACGCGGTAACGCACTTACCCCACTTACACGTTTCTCCCTCTTCCCTCCCACCctccctctctccctctctccctcCCTCTACCCTTCCTACCTCCCACCCTCACTCTACCCTTCCTACCTCCCACCATCCCTCCCCCCTCCTCccaccttttttttaattctaagcCGTCgcgataattttcttttctatattaaaaagttcatttaatAAACTCGTTTTCCTCccgaaatgatttttttcaagtgtttTCTCGTGACGACTGGGCGACTCCATATAATTTGGGCTGTGTCTAATACGAAAACTATTTCGAGGTTTTAAGGTGCCTCGAGTCACCTACGAGTACTTACGGTTCGCTGCTCCTCATGTTCTTGGGATTAAAATATCGAATAAATAATCCAACGTAGATCGGTTGTTGCATTCTAAAACAGAAGAGGAAAATTACGCTCCTCGTGGTTCGATCTTAAATTTCCGCTTCTCCATCGGGAAGTACCCCGTGGATCGATTATATTGGCAGCAAATTTCTCGTTTCGCAAATGAGAAGTCGAGAGCCAGAGACTCCGAGAAACCGTTTTGGGGCGTTTGCCACGCGGTTCTCGACGACTCAACTATTCTTCCTCACTAGCGAGGCACGAACACCCGAAGAACAAAAGGCTCATCTGATCCTCTAGATACGTAAAAAGGCCAAGTTTACCTAATGCCCATCTCCATCACGAACAATAAAATCCCGTAGAGAACTAAGTTCCATCGAAACGTCTTCATGATCGCCTTTCCAAAGTTGGGAGGTCTTCTATTTTTGGCGGCGTCCTGGATCTCTGCGGTCCAGTTCCTGGCTAGCGTGTCACCCAAACTGGACGAGGTGTGTTCTTCCAAAGGCTCGGTGAGGTCGTATTCATCCAGGTCCCGTTTCCTTCCTACCATGAAGGTCTTGAGGGCATACCTAAACGTTTGGAATCTGTCTTAAATTAGATAATCCTTCTATATCAAAATCTCCGGTGGATCTGGACAAATAAGCTTGAGAGAAGAGGGAGTTTTTTAGGAAGAAATGCTTACCAGAAGGTGATGATGGACAAAAAGGAGGCCCCCTTTCTGGGATTATCGGGTCGGTTAAATTCATCAGAATCTGATCTCATTATGTTCTTCGCTTGCTAATTACCTGCGAAACTGACACAACTTTCAAACTATTTTCTTGTAGTCGCTTTGTTGGAGGTGATTTCTGTCAGGATTCCAAATTCAACGCGAAATCTGGTCCCCATGTCAAAAAGCGGTGAAGTCCAGTACACAAACATGAAGTCGTCGAAGGTGTTTTTGGCATCCTCTTGGTTTTTGAAGCATTTCTCGCGTGGGAAGTGGTCGAGGTGCCTGAAAAAATGGCGATCGGGAGGTGAGAGGCCTGGAGAGTATGGCGGATGAGGCAAAGTCTCATAGCTCAGGTCATTCAATTTTTGCGGTGTCGATTGTCCGGCAtgtggccgagcgttgtcATGAAGAAGGATTGGGCCTGTTGACCAATGCCGGGGAGACACGCCGTAGTTTTCGATGCATGTCGTCAATTTGCTGACAATATCTCTCTGCCGAGATGGTTTCGCCTGGATTTAGGAAGCTGTGATGGATCAGACCACCACGCGCTTACCGCGACCTCCCTTTGGTGCAAATGTGGCTGCGGGAAGTGCTGCGGAGCTTGATCGTGGTCCGACCATCGAGCTGAACTCCGATGGTTGTCGTAGAGGACCCATTTCTCGTCACACCTCACAATGCAATCAATAAAAGGGGTCATTTTTGTTGAGCAAAATGAACGCCGACGATACTTCAAAAGCTGTTGCAGATGGTCAAGAACTGTTGGATGAGTTACGCCCAATTCTTCCGCAAGCTCTCTAATAGTTGTACGGGGGTTTTGGGTCGACTAGGGCCTTCAACTGGTCGCTGTCGATTACCGGTGGCCGTCCGCGACCTTTTTGATCTTCGAGGTTTTTATTTCCGCCACGAAACTTGTTAAACCAAAGTTGTTCCACCCGTCCCTGAGCAGTATCAAGACCAAaagcattattaatttttcaagcgGTTTCCGTTCCGACAACATGacagtgtcaaatttgaaatccgacgtttcgatctTCCGggaccatcatcaactttatttttcttatgggcgccatcttggattttcacattttcggATTCAGCTTCTTTTCCGATTACGACGATGCGTTAAAATTTGGGCTTGccgtttaatgaaaatatccgCTCCCAAGCGCAGCCGCATGCGCCTTTTTAGGTTGTGCGTTGATGTTAAAACATCTCTTCTTCTTGCTTTGGTCCTCAAAGTGGTTATGATGTTCCTTCGCAACTCGTTAATACCAGCGGGTACAGACTTGTAAGCGAGGCCTTTCACAGTTCCCCATAAACAAATATGTGATGGGGATAGATCCGGTGCGCGTGCCGGCCAACGTACGTCTCCATCATTTGAGATGAGTCCCCCTGGAAATGGTTCCAGCAAATAATCTGTTGCTCTCCTAGAGTTACGTGACGGGGCACCATCTCGCTGGAACCGAACGTTATTCAAGCGGTTGACGCAAGTGTTTTCGTCACTGTCTGATGAGATGCGTTAACTTCTTCTGGATGATGGTCCTCATCGATGTAGAAGGATTCTCTAGAATctactgaaaaattgatttccttGCTGTTCAATATTTTCCGAAGGcgttaacattttatttgtcACCAGTGAAATCTCCACTTCATTCTTGTGGGATTTACCAAATTACAAATCAAATGCGCAAATCTAAAATCTAAGTAGTAATAGATCGATAATGACTTCGGCATGGGTTGACTCACGTTGTGTACGCACCGAGCTGATTCACGTGCAcagaaaaagggaaatatttcttctaaTCTTTATCGATGCTCGTACCGCAGTAGTGCTTCAGCCGTTTGCGAGTGAAGTCGGTCGCTGCATCCCTGTCTTGTTAATCCCAATTTCCACTAAACACACTCATAATTTCCAACGATTCTCACTTGAAGATTTAACTCATTGTCTGAACCTAGAAAACACTCCGAACTCGGCTAAATTTCCGCGAAGCAgcgaaaagtaattttttcccgGTCGCTGCCTTTCTGGATGTCGCTCTAGATACAGTATGTAACAGTCCTGTTCGGACACACGTATTTTTTGACTAAAACGCTCGATTTGTGCTTTCGAATTCAAccttgtttatatttatttaattttttatttttttaattaattttttttaatgttttttattattttttattttattttttttttaatttaaaactatttacGCTCTGTCACTAACAGAACATTTAGTAAATTAGGTGTGTGAAGGAGGGCTTTGGGAAAGACTCGAGTCCGGAACAACATTATGGATCCGGCGTCATAGAATAGTCCATGTAGTTTCTCTTTTCCTGATTTTTCAGATGACGCTTTCTAGCAGGTCGTGCGTCTTGGTTCTTTTCAAGCTTCGTGTAATCGATTGTGTGTGGTGGTGTCTCGAGCAACTTTGGAACGTTCCAAATCGGCCACTCTCCGTTAAGCAGAGCCGTCTGCTTGGGGCTCTTGTCTTGTTGAAATCCAAAAGCCCTGGGCATACCTAGTTTTTGTGCTCTtcacttcaaaatttcgcCAAAGCCTTGTTTATCCGTAACATGTTCCACAACACCAATAGTTCCTCCTCTTGGTGACATGCAGCCCCAAATCATTAGAGGGCCACCTCAACGTTTTACACTTGGAACTGTATTACGTGGATTATTGTCTTCATTGGCCTTCCTCCACGCTCCATGGGCccaaaaagattaatttttgtttcgtccGACCAAATTACAGTATTCCAAAGCTCTCCATCTTTGTCCATACGCTCTTAGGCAAAGAGAAGTCGTTTGCGGCGGTTCATCTTATTAATGTAGGGTTTCTTTCTTGGAATTGTACCATGATATCCGCTTTTGCATAATGTACGCCGAATTGCTTCGTTGGATACAACCTTTCCAGTCCAAACAGTATTGGAATTTCCTCTGTTTCCATCCTTGCTCTGAGAAAGATAAGAAcagtaaatggaaaattattattaagaagTACGACCCCTGTAAGCGTTAATGGGAATTattcagaactaaattttaaaacaaattatttatttattttataaagacTAGAAAGATTTCAGTTACCGAGAGTAATTTTCCTACTATGACTAGTGTCAGaaataatacaataataaaactaaatcacCTCCTTATAACTGTTGTATCACATTTCTTTCAAcgataatattttgttatccATGAACAGCaacattcataaaaatatcatttgcaGAACCTCCAACACTGAAAATATGCTTGGAATATTAGAGTTCGTCTTGCTCCTTTTCTTTTTAGAGTTCTTTTTTAGGATTTCcgcatttttgttatttatattatcaCTATTTTCATTTCCTTCTATGGAAGGATCGTAGtgattgttattttgttcaattgtcaCCCACTGTTTATATGAATAGGGATCATTAGGGTTCTCATACACatccaaaacaaaaaagctgAAGTCTGCATATCCATATATGCCCACTAAGAGTGGAGACGGAaggctaaaaataaaaaaatatattaagttAATTCTATTCCTTTGTATAATCAAGACTTGGTGAATTATTGGTGAAACGGGAAACATCACCTCAAGtaagtatataaatatatatattcctTAGGGTCTGAAAATAAAGagtattattgttattgttaataatttgtttgctGAAAAGTATTGAAGTAAAAATAGGTGTAAGTTGATAGGAATGTGGAGGAAGTAAAGTTCTTCctttaaatacattaaaaataaatagtttccaTTGACATAAGGGACACACGGGTGAAGTAACAGAATCAATTAAAACACAGATTACGGAGTTGAACCAAATTACATAAACCAAGCAACAGAATGTAAAGATTAGAATACTTACTGTGAACAAAAAGAAGgcagaaaatatcaaaaacgaCTTGAAACTGTTACAATTGAAAGCATATTATATGAATTCCAGTGTTGGTAGCAAAGTGAGTGCTGGCCCTAACGTAAAGATTATAGGTATATCCATGTTTAAATACTTGGCCTTACCTTTCTGGAATTTCGATAATTTCTTCCCCACAAGTAGCCGAATGCAGAACATATGTGTCAGGAACGTATGTAGGATACATGTTTGTGTCCGAGATGTACAGATCTGTATCTCCAAACCTTtgtaaacattaaataatattataggGTTCAAGTGACACGTACGAGGGTAAACTTACAGACTTGTTAAGTTGAGAATAACAGGCCCATATCTTCGGACATAGTAGTAAGAGAAATTGCCCTTCTCTATGGTATTCTCAATCCTGGCTAACAATCTTGGTTGTTTAGAATGTTCAAAATTGGTTAATTTGCTTAATAACTGGAAAATATACGTTTTTCAATAATGCGTTTAACTGTGAAATTTCTAGCGTATATCCGCAAGTTCGCAAACAGTTTGCTCGCGAATTTCTACGTGTAACATTACTACTTCACGTTTATTGTGCCTACTTCTGTgcaaacgctaaaaattcataatttaaactatttctggcaaaaaataaatctttatctAATAATACGTTTAGTTTAATACGGAAAATTACTTACAATTACACAAATAACGaacaataaaatgtaaaacaatttatacattttttctttatatatttcaaatcaaaatca
This genomic window contains:
- the LOC136349638 gene encoding histone-lysine N-methyltransferase SETMAR-like, which gives rise to MTPFIDCIVRCDEKWVLYDNHRSSARWSDHDQAPQHFPQPHLHQREVAAKPSRQRDIVSKLTTCIENYGVSPRHWSTGPILLHDNARPHAGQSTPQKLNDLSYETLPHPPYSPGLSPPDRHFFRHLDHFPREKCFKNQEDAKNTFDDFMFVYWTSPLFDMGTRFRVEFGILTEITSNKATTRK